AGAATCAACAAGTAGTAGACCACAGCTGCAGAAAAACCAGTGACAAAGCAGGCAGACAAGTTAACACAACCCAACCTGAGGCAAAATACTTAATAACCATCTTAAGATCCTGCATAACATGAACAGAGTCCTGAATACTGTATGGAAGAACAGTCGGTCTAAAAAAAGAACATCTGAACAGTATTTTTGCACACAAAAAGTTGAATCCCTCAGATATTCTCTTGATATTTGGTCCATGTTTTACCACTGTTACAGCATAGTCGGTTGTGAGGAATCTATaggcagaacagaaccagcagcCTTTTCTATGTACATTTCACAGAATTCCCAGTAGCAAGAATCCCTGGCTTCAGGCTCTGATCATAATGTTTATCCAGTGAATAACTACTTATAGGCACATCAGACATTTGCTCCCAACTCTCCAAAATGCACTGGCTCAATAGTAGACATGATAGCTACAGCAGCTTCATATCATCACAAAAATAACTGCCTACTATTAGCGTCAACAGTCTATAAACTGAGTTTGAGGCAGGATACGTCAACATACAGCTTTTGTTTTGTAAACTAAGACGTCAAGCTTTATGTCAGATAAAACCCTATCCAACATCAGTGCTTTGACAAAAACATGGTCCTTTGATTGCTGACTGTACGTCATATCAGACAGAGCAGCATATTAACAAACAAAAGGTAACTTATCCTCTTAACACTTTTCTCCTTTATACATGTTTTATCTAGTGCAACCATACCAATATGATATTCAAAGTCATTGGTCAATGCATACAACCTAAACTCTGTTGTATTAGATAGATGTGTTTAGATCAGTGGGGGTAGGTCATCTATGGGTCAGGCCTTTCCTCCAGGTAAGCTTTCAAAAGAAGATGGTTGTACCATGAACTTCTCAGTGTATTTCAAACCTACAGAAGGCGATAAAATGTATCCTATTTATCTCAACACAAAACTTAAGACAGCCAAAGTTACTTACAACATGGCCGGTGAAGTCAACCAGAACAATAGCCTACCATTAGAACAGTTAAGTACTTTCGTCAGTGGGTCCACTGCGTTCATTATTGATGGGGCTGGAATAGGCTCTCCTCTGTAGCATACTAGCTGGGTAGAGTAATGGCCTACTGCCTaggaagaggagaaggacaaTCTTAGGAGTAACCCCAAAGTAATAGTTTGATACAAACCGTAATAAATGGCAATATGATATAGCTGTCCAACTCTAATATGGAACCCCATGACATTTGCAACTACACTAACATGAAAATGGGATGAATGAATTTCAAATGTATCGAAAATATATAAGATAAAGCTTTTAGTTCATACCTCTTGTGTTGGTCAGCACTCCATGACTGGGGTTAGCCACAGCAGGATGGTAGAGGGAGGCCAGGTCACTGGGGGTGTAGGAGCGGAGGATGTTGATCATATTCCAGTCAGTCTCCATACTGCTGCTGCTTGCAGAGGCTGGAGGGTTGGACGCTTTGACTGGGGCATAGGCCTGTGGCCTGTTAGAGGGAGAGGCTCCATTTCTTCCTGAGGGCAGCAGTCTGTTGTACCTGTCCTCCATCCTAAAGCCAGTATCAATAGTGTCCGTTTCCCTTCCGGGGAGCCCAGAGTATCTCTGTCTCTTACTGGAGGGTTCACCACCAAAGTCGATCGGGGGCAGACTACCGAACCGGCTGGAGAGGCACAGCCTGGCAGCATCTGAGGGCCAGATTACACCGCTACCGTTCCTCACTGGGCCACTTCTTAAGCCGCTTGCCACTCTGCTGTCCGATGGGCTCTGCCTTGGTCTCTCCACTACAGGTTTGCCATCTTTTCTACCGTTGGTGTTGGATTGTTCTGCTGGCTCTGTAAACCTGGAATGGCCCTGGCTGGTGCTAGGTGGCGTCATCATCCTGTACCGCTGATTATCCGGTCCCGGGGCTCCCATCTCCTTACGGGGTTCATTGGTGAGAGAGCGTTTAAGCCCatgaggagggttggaggggtgAGTCTTTCCTGTAGGTTTTCCAGGAGGCTGGGGGGTTGGTGATTTGGTCCGGCGAGGGTGTCTCCGGTCTACAGGAGGCAGGGGGATGACATCTTTGCCCTCGAGGGCAGGGGGGCAGCCAGTGTAACGCTTCAGTTTTACACTTCTGTTCTTCTTGTTTGTGTCGGACTTCTCCTTGTGAAGCAGCTTCTTGTGCATGAGCAGGACCTCTGGGTACAGAGTGCTGAAGGCACAGGACGAACAGACACTGGAAATCAACGTATTCCTTGGTATTACGGAGGCAGAGCTGGAAAGTGACACTTTTAAGGACAAATTTAATGGGGCGTCGAAGCCCTCGTCTTTTATTTCCTTTCCTTCCATCTTCAGGTTAACAGGTACGAGGCGTTTTGTCTCGTTTCCTTCCATCTTCAGGTTAACGGGTACGAGGCGCTTTGTCTCGTTTCCTTCCATCTTCAGGTTAACGGGTACGAGGCGCTTTGTCTCGTTTCCTTCCATCTTCAGGTTAACGGGTACGAGGCGTTTTGTCTCGTTTCCTTCCATTTTCAGGTTAACAGGTACGAGGCGTTTTGTCTCGTTTCCTTCCATCTTCAGGTTAACAGGTACGAGGCGTTTTGTCTCGTTTCCTTCCATCTTCAGGTTAACAGGTACGAGGCGTTTTGTCTCGTTTCCTTCCATCTTCAGGTTAACAGGTACGAGGTGTTTTATGTGTGCATCATCTGCAGAAGAGGAGTAAACAGCTGTAGAAATCAATTTCCCATACTCAGCATTCACTTGAGCAAGTGGGCTGGCAAGCTTGGCACCGATGCTATTAAATCTATCCTCTGGTTTCTCATTGGCACAAGGTTTGGTTGCAGGCCTGACATTGGGAGTTGGCCATAGTTTGGATCGGTTGGGGACCCTTTT
This portion of the Coregonus clupeaformis isolate EN_2021a chromosome 24, ASM2061545v1, whole genome shotgun sequence genome encodes:
- the LOC121537967 gene encoding zinc finger protein 217, with protein sequence MPTHPLLPYVESTDGLGQDILNISSGASMPGAGSSMTPHSTTITNKAEAQPEGSLLEALDCMFCDQTFTHQDDLGPHVLTQHPTTLFEPAVLRVEAKFLIPGERARSKPSLPSVKEVVFSCVVCDQATEGASELESHMRTHKDCFTFHCNLCGRRFKEPWFLRNHMRFHKAKAQQNLDGPVIINEVIQDQVPAPIITPYKMCFTCGFFFPDKDRLVEHSKVHSKELEADEDREKDRQGDPLSQQGFLQALNLRPLSEESSMTPERPSRWIAQLDPFNTYQAWQLATKGKIAVGPSVAKDVGLIQDHSSDNEDSGSDKELTNIWSEGQEGDNKGVKDDLGRELRSRQTAGETPSPEPDQKSSRNDKPTHCEDCGRTFRTYHQLVLHSRVHKRERGEGESPTAFIDGKLSRAGSPREEGSEDGSEDGAPGDAFYSVKNEDGFDRMKAKHLVSSRECSYCGKTFRSSYYLNIHLRTHTGEKPYKCIYCDYAAAQKTSLRYHLDRRHKDKPYTDIPNKPVISVPSPSEKELTRNREDKRVPNRSKLWPTPNVRPATKPCANEKPEDRFNSIGAKLASPLAQVNAEYGKLISTAVYSSSADDAHIKHLVPVNLKMEGNETKRLVPVNLKMEGNETKRLVPVNLKMEGNETKRLVPVNLKMEGNETKRLVPVNLKMEGNETKRLVPVNLKMEGNETKRLVPVNLKMEGNETKRLVPVNLKMEGKEIKDEGFDAPLNLSLKVSLSSSASVIPRNTLISSVCSSCAFSTLYPEVLLMHKKLLHKEKSDTNKKNRSVKLKRYTGCPPALEGKDVIPLPPVDRRHPRRTKSPTPQPPGKPTGKTHPSNPPHGLKRSLTNEPRKEMGAPGPDNQRYRMMTPPSTSQGHSRFTEPAEQSNTNGRKDGKPVVERPRQSPSDSRVASGLRSGPVRNGSGVIWPSDAARLCLSSRFGSLPPIDFGGEPSSKRQRYSGLPGRETDTIDTGFRMEDRYNRLLPSGRNGASPSNRPQAYAPVKASNPPASASSSSMETDWNMINILRSYTPSDLASLYHPAVANPSHGVLTNTRGSRPLLYPASMLQRRAYSSPINNERSGPTDEST